A segment of the Lolium perenne isolate Kyuss_39 chromosome 3, Kyuss_2.0, whole genome shotgun sequence genome:
tgtgtatatgaccgaaacaaaactaaacctatcaaaaagtatgttggtggaacctcgcgcggagaaatctaggggggtagaccccccgaggcacgcagactgccgttatcggggggaacgaccgccggggcaccggaatgccatcaaaacttgcaagtggacctaggatatgtgtgaaagtgtgttggaagatgtgattcaccaaatggtgcaaggcatagctcccatgtgtgagagtcctctctttcgggcgataacacttggaagattcctcgacttgtaggctgaagtgtcccgccgcgggtataccggtggctataatgtgccaaagtgtgtcaaacctagctttccatgtgtatatggcctaaacaaaactaaacctatcaaaaagtatgttggtggaacctcgcgcggagaaatctaggggggtagaccccccgaggcacgcagaccgccgttatcgggggggaacgaccgccggggcaccggaatgccaccaaaacttgcaagtggacctaggatatgtgtgaaagtgtgttggaaggtgtgattcaccaaatggtgcaaggcatagctcccatgtgtggcattcctctctttcgggcgataacacttggaagattcctcgacttgtaggctgaagtgtcccgccgtgggtataccggtggctatagtgtgccaaagtgtgtcaaacctagctttccatgtgtatatggcctaaacaaaactaaacctatcaaaaagtatgttggtggaacctcgcgcggagaaatctaggtgggtagaccccccgaggcacgcagaccgccgttatcgggggggaacgaccgccagggcaccggaatgccaccaaaacttgcaagtggacctaggatatgtgtgaaagtgtgttggaaggtgtgattcaccaaatggtgcaaggcatagctcccatgtgtgagagtcctctctttcgggcgataacacttggaagattcctcgacttgtaggctgaagtgttccgccgcgggtataccggtggctatagtgtgccaaagtgtgtcaaacctagctttccatgtgtatatggcctaaacaaaactaaacctatcaaaaagtatgttggtggaacctcgcgcggagaaatctaggggggtagaccccccgaggcacgcagaccgccgttatcgggggggaacgaccgccggggcaccggaatgccaccaaaacttgcaagtggacctaggatatgtgtgaaagtgtgttggaaggtgtgattcaccaaatggtgcaaggcatagctcccatgtgtggcattcctctctttcgggcgataacacttggaagattcctcgacttgtaggctgaagtgttccgccgcgggtataccggtggctataatgtgccaaagtgtgtcaaacctagctttccatgtgtatatggcctaaacaaaactaaacctatcaaaaagtatgttggtggaacctcgcgcggagaaatctaggggggtagaccccccgcggcactcagaccgccgttatcgggggaacgaccgccgggcaccggaatgccaccaaaacttgcaagtggacctaggatatgtgtgaaagtgtgttggaaggtgtgattcaccaaatggtgcaaggcatagctcccatgtgtggcattcctctctttcgggcgataacacttggaagattcctcgacttgtaggctgaagtgtcccgctgcgggtaacgagtggctataatgtgccaaagtgtgccaaacctagctttccatgtgtatatggactaaacaaaactaaacctatgaaaaagtacattggtggaacctcgcacggAAAAATCTAGGGGGGGTAGACCGCCGGGGCCCATATATAGACCGCTgtgttggggggggggggaagacCTCCGGAGCATTGAATCCCAGCCAAACTTTCATGTGGACCAAGAATATGTTTGGAAGTGTCGTGTAAGGTTTAAAGCTGTAAGAAATTGCACCAAATATGTgggggcgataacacttagcagaCACCGAACCCCCGTTAATTTGCTCTGAAACCCTGATATGTTGGGGGGAGGGGTCGATGAAGATGTAGATTACTTGTTTTATCGGTATACAGATTGTATTAAGTAACACTAACAAATAGTCTAcaaaaagtaaaaactaattttACAACAAATATAAGTATTAATATAAATATGAATACTACAAAAGAACGAAAAGAAATGAAACTGCCCTCTGTGCCGTgcaaaaacgcacggcaaagagttgccacgcacggcaaaggcatcATTGCCGTGCCCgctgctttgccgtgcgcctttgCTCTCTCTTTGCCGTGCAGATTTCTCTGCCGTGAGCTTTTGGTTTGTTTGCCGTGCGTTGCTTGCTTTGCCGAGCGCTGAACtggctctttgccgtgcgctttttGTTTGCTGTGCGTCGCCCGGAAGCCACACGGCAAAGAATTCATTGCCGTGCgcgaggcgcacggcaaagaacttCCGCACGGCAAAGGGCGCTGCAAGCACACGGCAAAGACCCGTGCACGGCACTGAGCTTTTTTCCCGTAgtgtatgcactaaccctctaatgagtttgtttcgagtttggtgtggaggaagttttcaagggtcaagagaggaggatgatatactatgatcaagaagagtgaagagtctaagcttggggatgcccccatggttcatccctgcatatttcaagaagactcaagcatctaagcttggggatgcccaaggcatccccttcttcatcgacaaattatcaggttccttctcttgaaactatatttttattcggtcacatcatatgtactttacttggagcatctgtgtgcttttgtttgtgtttcttgtttgaataaatgcttgtgtgggagagagacacgctccgctggttcatatgaacacatgtgttcttagcttttatttttcatggcgaaggttgaaactgcttcattaattgttatatggttggaaacggaaaatgctacatgtagtaattaaaatgtcttggataatttgatacttggcaattgttgtgctcatgtttaagctcttgcatcataaactttgcacccattaatgaagaaatacatagagcttgctaaaattaggtttgcataattggtctctctaaggtctagataatttctagtattgagttttgaacaacaaggaagacggtgtagagtcttataatgtttacaatatgttttttatgtgagttttgctgcactggttcatccttgtgtttgtttcaaataaccttgctagcctaaaccttgtatcgagagggaatacttctcatgcatccaaaatccttgagccaaccactatgccatttgtgtccaccatacctacctactacatggtatttctccgccattccaaagtaaaatgcttgagtgctacctttaaatttccattcttcacctttacaatatatagctcatgggacaaatagcttaaaaactattgtggtattgaatatgtacttatgcactttatctcttattaagttgctcgttgtgcgataaccatgttcactggggacgccatcaactatcttttgttgaatttcatgtgagttgctatgcatgttcgtcttgtctgaagtaagagcgatctaccaccttatggttggagcatgcatattgttagagaagaacattgggccgctaactaaagccatgatccatggtggaagtttcagttttggacatatatcctcaatctcaaacgagaaaaataattgttgctacatgcttatgcataaaacaggagtccattatctgttatctatgttgtcccggtatggatgtctaagttgagaataatcaatagcgagaaatccaatgcgagctttctccttagacctttgtacaggcggcatagaggtaccccattgtgacacttggttaaaacatgtgcattgcgatgatccggtagtccaagctaattaggacaaggtgcgggcactattagtatactatgcatgaggcttgcaacttgtaagatataatttacatgatacatatgctttattactaccgttgacaaaattgtttcttgttttcaaaatcaaagctctagcacaaatatagcaatcgatgctttcctctttgaaggaccattcttttacttatattgttgagtcagttcacctatttctctccatctcaagaagcaaacacttgtgtgaactgtgcattaattcttacatatttgcatattgcatttgttatattactctatgttgacaattatccatgagatatacatgttataagttgaaagcaaccgctgaaacttaatcttcttttgtgttgcttcaatacctttactatgatttattgctttatgagttaactcttatgcaagacttattgatgcttgtcttgaaagtactattcatgaaaagtctttgctttatgatttatttgtttactcatgtcattaccattgttttgatcgctgcattcattacatatgcttacaatagtatgatcaaggttatgatggcatgtcactccagaaattatctttgttatcgtttacctgctcgggacgagcagaactaagcttggggatgctgatacgtctccgacgtatcgataatttcttatgttccatgccacattattgatgatatctacatgttttatgcacactttatgtcatatttatgtgttttccggaactaacctattgacgagatgccgaaaggccagttgctgttttctgctgtttttggtcccagaaaggctgttcgggcaatattctcggaattggatgaaatcaacgccaaacctcctatttttcccggaaggctccagaacaccgaagaagagtcggagaggggccagggggccaccacaccataaggcggcgcgggccagaccctgtccgcgccggcctagggtgaggccaccctgtcagccctcctgcgccgcctcttcgcctataaaacccctttcgacctaaaaatgcagtaccaattgacgaaactccagaaagactccaggggcgccgccaccttcgcgaaactccaattcgggggacagaactctctgttccggcaccctgccgggacggggaattgcccccggagccatctccaccgccgtctccaccgccatcttcaccgccatcgctgcctccacgatgaggagggagtaatccacccccgaggctgagggctccgctgtagctatgtggttaatctctctcccatgtacctcaatacaataatctcatgagctgctttacatgattgagattcatatgagttttgtatcactactattctatgtgctactctagtgatgttattaaagtagtttattcctcctgcacggtgtaatggtgacagtatgtgcatccgtgttagtacttggcgtaggctatgattatgatctcttgtagattatgaagttaactattgctatgatggtattgatatgatctattcctcctacatagtgtgaaggtggcagtgtgcatgctatgttagtacttggtttagttgtgttgatctgttatgcactctaaggttacttaaacatgaatatcgaatattgtggagcttgttaactccggcattgagggttcttgtaatcctacgcaattagtggtgttcatcatccaacaagagagtgtagagtatgcatttatctattctgttatgtgatcaaagttgagagtgtccactagtgaaagtctaatccctaggtcttgttcctaaatactgctatcgctgcttgtttactgttttactgcgttactactgctgcgttactactgcttattcataccacctgtatttcactatctcttcgccgaactaatgcacctattaggtgtgttggggacacaagagacttcttactttgtggttgcagggttgcatgagagggatatctttgacctcttcctccctgagttcgataaaccttgggtgatccacttaagggaaacttgctgctgttctacaaacctctgctcttggaggcccaacactgtctacaagaataaaagctcccgtagacatcacacatctatgataactacgttgctcgccatcaacaaggcttcagcacgagcaacgcatgaacaacgaataaacgtatactacctagatcgcaagggcagcatgatgcttacccggaagaaaccctcgaaacaaggggttggcgatgcgcctagattggtttgtgatgaacgtgattgttccttttttctcaataaccctagatacatatttatagtccgtagactttctaacgtggaaataattccaaccgtgcacgagccaaattctatctaaccgacacgtatcctactatatttacagatacacgggcaaactagcccaaactttgtatacaaggccgattcatgtatatcttccatgtatattcttcaagtccatcttaatcgcggcccacctctgatccggtcaaattctggtgataacagaaaccTAGTACATATATAGATGCTCACAcatttttttgataaagggaatgtattaatatcaaaagatatcaattacactcaGTCTTCAACAACGCAATGCCTTAAtaacattacggatgcacacatccaaaaaagtgaaaaaaaaactaagaaataaaagcccCGCTACAGTATCCCAaccctagcaacaacaatacatccaccaccacgaCAACACCTAAAATTCATACCcgtcaaaagcgacgcctccaagaatggaacagtgcaccagcgcaaccgtcgtccgatcaaagatcttagattttcaccctaaAGATAGTCTCCGCTATCAAAACAATACCTTCAACAAGAACATTACCATGCACAACTAGTTAAGGCAaaatcttgggttttcaccctgaaaggtaagactacaaacttcacatgtgctgccgcccccaTTTTTATACCACTGTTGCGAAGTCCGGAAAGACTCACTCTCTATAAACGCACGCACACCCaaaccctatgagcacctccgagagacTGAGTGTAGAAACTAATCCGACGGATTTTGAGCTTGACCACAAACTTGAGAAGTGTTGATCTaggctgttttttttttttttttttttttttttttttgaaatggttgATGTAGGATGTTCACACTTCAACAAACCCCCTAGGCCCTTGCCGAACGTGTCCTCGAGGGCTGTTGAGTAAATTGGGCCCTCCGTAGCGTTTGAAATGTGGGCAATTTCCCGAGGCCACTCTGGAGTTCTGATCTCCCATATATATCTATCGACGTTAGTCGTATTGCCTTGGAGCAGCTAAGCTTGAACATTACAGTTCTCGAGTTTGCACTCACCAAAAACTCTCGAATTATATTGTAGTGATCAGATCGTTGCTTGACCTGCAAAACAAACATGACAACGCAGGTATGCACGCCCTTCTTTTGCCGAGCATTAATCTCTTGGTCATATGTTGATTACTATTGTGTTTCTCTCCGTTGTGTATTAGGCCGGCGACAAGGTGAGGCTGGAAACGACGGCGAGCACGAAGTCGATTCCACGGGCCACGAGGCGCGAGGAGTACGCCGTGCTGGTGCGTGTGACTGCAGCTCCTGGAGCAGTCAGCGCGCGCGCCGATGGCGTGGACCTCGTCGCCGTGCTCGACATCAGCGGGAgcacgagcgaggaggaggggctgGAGCGCATGAAGCAGGCCATGGTGTTCGTCATCGATAACCTTGGCCCGGACGACCGCCTGTCCGTCGTGTCGTTCGACGACCAGGTTCAGCGCCGCACGGAGCTCAGCCAGATGTCGGAGGGAAACAGGGCCGTCGCGAGAGCAGTGGTTGACAAACTGACAGCGGCGCCAGCGGGAGGAGGCGGTGTCAATACGACCGGCGCGACGGAGGAAGCCGCGAAGATCCTAGCACAGCGTGGAGAAGACGAGAATACAAACCGTGTCGGGCGAATCATCTTCCTGTCAaacggcggcgacgacgacgacggagaTGTCGCCGATCCTGGGCAGAAGCAAGACAGCCTTACCAGCCCTGACCTGGAGCTGTCAGCGGAGGCCTTCGGTCTGGGAGCCGACGACAGCCTAAGTGCCCTGAGTTACGGCGCTGGCAAAACCTCCGGCGTGTACTCGTATGGCAAGCAGGACGTGGACAACATCAAGGATGCGCACACCCACGGCTTCATGTCGGTCGACGCCGCTCTGGGCGTGCAGATCGACCTGCAGGCGCAAGAAGGCGTGGCGATTTCCGCGCTTGGTTCTGGCGGCCACCGGGTGAGCGTGGGCACCGGCGTCAGAGGGTCCGTCACGATATACATCCACGACCTCTACCCCGGCGAGCACAAGAGCTTCATCGTGTACCTGACGGTCCCGGAGGACGAGGAGCGCCTCCTGACGGTCGGCGGACTGTACCGGGACCCCGACCACGGCGACGATATCCAGTTTGACGACACTGAGGTGTCCGTCCTGCGTCCGGATGACGCGGGCACGGACGAGACTATCTGCCCTGGGGTGGCGGCAGAGCTCGATCGGGCCCGCAGGCTGGTGAATTTGGCCATGGAAGCCAATGCCAAGCCGATACCCATGCTGGAGCTTCCCCAGGAGGATGAAGGAGGGGTTGTTGAAGAGACCATCCCAGACGATAAAAAGCCAGACAACGTCCCAGAGACGTTGGAGATCCCGGTCCTGGTGACTGAGCGAGAGGATTTCACAAACCAAGCTAACAAAGAAAAGGAAGAAGAGGGCAAATTAGGCAAGGTGGAAATTATCTGGGTTAGCAATAACCCGTACTACTCCGGCCTTATCTTCGCCGCCACAGTGCTGCTTCTCGGGGCGGCCATGCTTCTCACGTCAAACGGCGGCCAGAAGAGAGCTAGAACTAGCCTCGTTGACATCTCTCAGCATCCTGGTTGGCCCAAGATGGAGAAGTCCCTTGGGCTGGCCATGGCCAAAAAAGTGGAGGACTCCGGGATCACCTCTTCCTTGCACGGTGTTTCCGTCGAGGACATGAGCCGCACCATCATCACATACATCCACCTGGTAGGTACCCGTGTACTTGGATTAATTAAGTTCTGGATTACAGACTCCAGTTAATCTCGTTGATTGATCTCGATCAGGCTCTGGTGCACGCCAGTGGAATCACTCGGCTGGAACAAAGGGTCCAAGTGCTCGAGGCGGAGAAGGAGGAGCTGCGCGTCATGGTCGAGGCAGTCACGGAAGAGATAGCGGAGGAGGAGATGGCGACGTCCGTGGCTTGCAGGGACAAGAatgaggcggcggtggagcgtGCCCACACGAGGATCGTGGAGCTGGAGCAGCAGCTGCAGGGCAAGAAGGCCTTCGCGGAAAGCCTGAGGTCGGAGGTAGCCAACACCGACGCGCACCTTGTGAACTGCAGCCACACCGTCGAGATGCTGGAGGCCAAGGTCAGGGAGATGGAGGGCGCACATCCCAATATCATTCATAGCCGGTGATCGTTTGACCGAACAAGAGTACAAGAAGAAATGTTTACACGTAGGTACATTAGTATCCTACCAGCCTACTATCCTAGTAGCGATCTAAGCACATGGTCAAACTGCATTATCCCTTCTCTCTCCTGTGATTCGTGATTACTTTCAGCACGTCAGAGGTTCGGCAAGTCAGAAGAATATACGGAGATAAAAGAAGAAGATAAGATTCCTTGGAACTTTGTTTTTGCTATGAAGCTCTTTTAATGACGATTAACGAACGTTACGAACCGAGTTCTGCCACCCGCAATTAGGGTTACCAATTCCCGCGAGTCCGAGCGTTTGGCGCGCTGCAGCACCGTTTCCCTGCACGTGGTGGCTGCTTCCCGCCCTATGGTGCCTTTATAATAGCCGCCGCTCGGTCGCTATGGCAATTGCTATCTACAAGCCATGGACGACCACGAACGCACCTGGAGGCGCATCACCGCCATGCATGGCTCGCGCCTGCTACCTGGAAGATCCGTACGCAGCGCATCTCGACGCGCTGTGTCAGTTCGATGGGGAGCAGAGGGCCGCCTACCTTCGTGAGTATTCACTCTACACCCCCTATAGAGAGGGCATGGGAGAAGCTACATAGGCATTGGCGCGCATGGCAGTTGCCATGGAGTGCGAGCGGGTGTCCCTCGAGTCACTCCATCGCCAACCTCCATCGTCGACCACCACCAAAATCCAGGCGGCCAATGCGGAGCTCGCCGAGGCGAGGGGATGCCCCCAGAGTCACGGGAAGCCCTCCGTGACCTGTGCCTCGAGCCTGAGGGCGTCGTCAACCTTGGCGACGACACTGACCTTGACGACCTCGATGACGAGAAGTCCTTCGGGGCGACGGACGAGCAACGAGCGCTGCTGACATCTTTTGAGACCGTCCCGTAGGACGCCGATCTTCGCTAGTCCCTTGCGGCGGAGGAGCTGGCGCGCTCCCAACCGCTCCATAATACATGCACACTAGGTAGTCTTTTTAACGGTGAAACATAACTAGACAATTTTCATCCGGAGTCGTATCATGTGCAATAACCGCTTCATTTGTGGTTTAGCCCATGTATGGTCCGATTATTAACCTAAAATATATATACACCCGTCTATATGATGTAATCATGTGACACATCTAGGTTATGCAATCATGTGAGTCATCTATAGTTGATACAATCATATTATTTCCTGCATTTGATAGCACTAGATAGTGTTATTATTTGTGTTGAGTCATAGTTTTTTCATGTGAATCATCCATCCATATGATGGTTTCACGCACCAAGACAAAATATCTGGCTCTCCTAGAACTTTTATGAATAAATAATTGTTAGTGTATGAGTGTATGACACGTATATTAACTTTGTCCTCTATCCTATCATAACTATTAAAATGTATGCTCACTTTGTATTTTCTGTAAAAAAACAGGTTTATTTGAGATAATGAGATAATATGGTCAATACAATATGGTTCTTCCAGTTCACACACAGCATTAATTAGTTGACTACACACATCTAGTATTATTATACACACTAATTACTTTACTAAAGTAGGAGGGTGGATATCCAAAGTAATGTTAATCTACTTTTTATTCTTCTTCCAACTGCTAGATTATTATTGTTTGCACCaactattttctttattattagctgACAAGTGTGATGTAATTTGGATAATCTAGTTACAAATGTAAGTCACCATTAGACACTCGCTCAGGAAAAGGAGAACATTGAGTATTGGCTTTTGCTGACCCGGTCGAGGCGCGTACCACCTGCTCCTCCTTTGAAATAATATGACTACTAACTAAGGGTAAACGGAAACATGTGAGCATGTGAACAAGTGCCTAGAGTTAACTCTCACACGTGCTTCATTAGTGGTAAAAAATCATTCTAAATCCGTGTAAATAATCCTCCTAGTGGTGCACCAACTAATTACTAAGATAATATCGGCGTATGCACCAACAAACCTTGTCATATGGATCTGATGAGACAGATGCAAAAAATGACCATAAGTCATATTGGGTAGTCTAGAAGTTAACGTTGACAGAAAGCTACTTTGAATTCCAGGCTAGGCATAGACTTCTTTTATGACACAATTTCACCAGAACTTTAAGACATCCGGTAGTTTCAAATTGTTTTTCTACATGCCACCTACCTTCGCAAGTACTCGCTCTACAGCCCCTACCGGGAGGGCATGGGAGAGGCGACGTAGGCGTCGGCGCGCATGGCAGTCGCCATGGAGGGCGAGCGGGTGTCCCTCAAGTCGCACCATCGCCCACCCCCGTCGTCTACCATGGCCAAAATCCAGGTGGCCaatgccgagatcgccgaggcgaGGGGATCCTTCGAGAGTCGCGGGAAGCCCTTCGCGCCCTGTGCCCCGAGCCCGAGGGCATCGTCTACCTTGGTGACGATGCTGACCTTGACGACCTTGGTGACCAGGAGGCTTTCAACGAGCAACGGGCATTGCTGACATCTTTTGAGACCGTCCGGTAGGAAGATGATTGTCGCCAGTCCCTTGCGGTGGAGGAGCAGGAGCGCTCCCAACCACTCGCCATTAGGCGGGCGTACGAGATTTCCGCCCCAGTAGGC
Coding sequences within it:
- the LOC127345851 gene encoding uncharacterized protein isoform X1; protein product: MTTQAGDKVRLETTASTKSIPRATRREEYAVLVRVTAAPGAVSARADGVDLVAVLDISGSTSEEEGLERMKQAMVFVIDNLGPDDRLSVVSFDDQVQRRTELSQMSEGNRAVARAVVDKLTAAPAGGGGVNTTGATEEAAKILAQRGEDENTNRVGRIIFLSNGGDDDDGDVADPGQKQDSLTSPDLELSAEAFGLGADDSLSALSYGAGKTSGVYSYGKQDVDNIKDAHTHGFMSVDAALGVQIDLQAQEGVAISALGSGGHRVSVGTGVRGSVTIYIHDLYPGEHKSFIVYLTVPEDEERLLTVGGLYRDPDHGDDIQFDDTEVSVLRPDDAGTDETICPGVAAELDRARRLVNLAMEANAKPIPMLELPQEDEGGVVEETIPDDKKPDNVPETLEIPVLVTEREDFTNQANKEKEEEGKLGKVEIIWVSNNPYYSGLIFAATVLLLGAAMLLTSNGGQKRARTSLVDISQHPGWPKMEKSLGLAMAKKVEDSGITSSLHGVSVEDMSRTIITYIHLALVHASGITRLEQRVQVLEAEKEELRVMVEAVTEEIAEEEMATSVACRDKNEAAVERAHTRIVELEQQLQGKKAFAESLRSEVANTDAHLVNCSHTVEMLEAKVREMEGAHPNIIHSR
- the LOC127345851 gene encoding uncharacterized protein isoform X2, producing MTTQAGDKVRLETTASTKSIPRATRREEYAVLVRVTAAPGAVSARADGVDLVAVLDISGSTSEEEGLERMKQAMVFVIDNLGPDDRLSVVSFDDQVQRRTELSQMSEGNRAVARAVVDKLTAAPAGGGGVNTTGATEEAAKILAQRGEDENTNRVGRIIFLSNGGDDDDGDVADPGQKQDSLTSPDLELSAEAFGLGADDSLSALSYGAGKTSGVYSYGKQDVDNIKDAHTHGFMSVDAALGVQIDLQAQEGVAISALGSGGHRVSVGTGVRGSVTIYIHDLYPGEHKSFIVYLTVPEDEERLLTVGGLYRDPDHGDDIQFDDTEVSVLRPDDAGTDETICPGVAAELDRARRLVNLAMEANAKPIPMLELPQEDEGGVVEETIPDDKKPDNVPETLEIPVLVTEREDFTNQANKEKEEEGKLGKVEIIWVSNNPYYSGLIFAATVLLLGAAMLLTSNGGQKRARTSLVDISQHPGWPKMEKSLGLAMAKKVEDSGITSSLHGVSVEDMSRTIITYIHLALVHASGITRLEQRVQVLEAEKEELRVMVEAVTEEIAEEEMATSVACRDKNEAAVERAHTRIVELEQQLQGKKAFAESLRSEVANTDAHLVNCSHTVEMLEAKVREMEGAHPNIIHSR